One genomic segment of Flagellimonas marinaquae includes these proteins:
- a CDS encoding VPS10 domain-containing protein, producing the protein MKKGLLFLLCRVFGTLAFAQTANDYFEPMKFRNIGPFRGGRSVTASGVVGDPLTYYMGTTGGGLWKTSNAGGKWENISDGYFEMGSVGAVSVSRSNPNIVYCGMGEHAPRGVMTSYGDGVYRSNDAGKTWVKLGLEKTQHISRIIIHPTNPEIVYVAAQGALYAPNPERGVYRSMDGGKTWEKILYVNEGTGAAELSMDANNPMILYAAMWEHQRKPNIVISGGPGSGLYKSTDGGNTWQEMTKGLPEEKGKMAISVSPANSEKVYALIESDSNQDKGGLFVSNNAGESWHMVSGDNRLVQRAWYYIEVFADPNNENTVYVLSAPMLRSEDGGKTWETISVPHGDTHDLWFNPDNSKNMVMANDGGAAITFNYGKDWSTLDNMPTAQFYRINTDNLFPYNIYGGQQDNTSVKIASLSLGRWSINQEDWHYSAGGESAFLAFDPDDPRYVMGGSYLGTIELLDMETKMSSKVMAAPIQYLGRDARDMKYLYNWNAPIIWSKHEPGTFYHGAQLVLRTRDNGVTWEEISPDLTRDQDALQGKGGGPYTNEAVGAENYGTLAYIIESPHEKGVLITGSDDGLVHITKNGGETWQNITPKGLKECLVNAIEVSPHNPGTIYIATTRYKFNDYTPALYKSTDYGKNWTNISNGIPYGAFTRVVREDLEQKGLLYAGTEKGLYVSWNDGKMWEPLQLNLPKTPITDLKVHRGDLIVATSGRSFWILDNITTLSQYNGSPQSLGLYQPEEAIFGSWGSAMNSNSKSLSGTNPFEGVNPANGMVIYYHLPKQMDSSEVTMEITNTQGKVVRSFTSKKDPGYIPHNGGGAPPAPVLGTDKGLNRFVWDLKTPIVPGVPGVYIEANFTGHKVPPGEYTIKLKAGDEVVTVQGTVIPTPETNISKERFAEYDAIMNDFEAKVTEMHNRVNQLKKVQDQLGALIKDMDNEGLKQEGQDLSDKLKFWDQDMVQRKSQAYDDVENFPNKFTAEYLFVMNQSNSELPQINQPSKDRKAELDAQWIGLKQRAETLIQTEIPNFNTKLWENGIGAIQL; encoded by the coding sequence ATGAAAAAAGGACTTCTTTTTCTGTTATGCAGGGTTTTTGGGACGCTAGCATTCGCCCAGACCGCCAACGATTATTTTGAACCCATGAAATTTAGGAACATCGGCCCATTTCGTGGTGGTCGGTCTGTTACCGCTAGCGGTGTAGTTGGAGACCCACTTACCTATTATATGGGAACTACTGGTGGAGGATTGTGGAAAACCAGTAATGCCGGCGGCAAATGGGAAAACATTTCCGATGGTTATTTTGAAATGGGCTCCGTGGGAGCAGTTTCGGTTTCCCGATCCAATCCCAATATTGTGTACTGTGGGATGGGAGAACATGCTCCACGAGGTGTAATGACATCTTATGGAGACGGTGTATATAGGTCCAACGATGCTGGAAAAACATGGGTAAAGCTCGGCCTGGAAAAAACTCAACATATTTCACGGATAATAATTCATCCAACAAACCCTGAAATTGTATATGTTGCCGCACAAGGAGCATTATATGCGCCGAACCCCGAAAGAGGGGTTTACCGTTCTATGGATGGCGGAAAAACATGGGAGAAAATCCTTTATGTAAACGAAGGTACGGGAGCTGCCGAACTTTCAATGGACGCAAACAACCCAATGATTCTGTATGCGGCTATGTGGGAACACCAGCGTAAACCCAATATCGTAATTAGCGGTGGACCGGGCAGTGGTCTCTACAAAAGCACCGATGGAGGAAATACTTGGCAAGAGATGACCAAAGGCCTGCCAGAAGAAAAAGGCAAAATGGCCATTAGCGTAAGTCCTGCAAATTCTGAAAAGGTATATGCTTTGATCGAGAGCGATTCCAATCAAGACAAAGGCGGTTTGTTTGTATCGAACAATGCAGGGGAGAGCTGGCATATGGTGAGCGGTGATAACAGATTGGTGCAACGCGCCTGGTACTATATTGAGGTCTTTGCCGATCCCAACAACGAAAATACCGTATATGTGTTAAGTGCACCTATGCTACGTTCCGAAGATGGTGGGAAAACTTGGGAGACTATCTCTGTGCCCCATGGCGACACCCATGATCTGTGGTTCAACCCCGATAATTCCAAAAATATGGTGATGGCCAACGATGGAGGTGCGGCCATAACCTTTAACTACGGAAAGGATTGGTCCACATTGGACAATATGCCCACGGCTCAATTCTATCGAATCAATACGGACAACCTATTCCCCTACAACATTTATGGAGGACAGCAGGACAATACCTCGGTGAAAATTGCAAGTCTTTCGTTGGGCAGATGGAGCATCAACCAAGAAGATTGGCATTATTCCGCAGGAGGCGAAAGTGCATTTTTGGCCTTTGATCCCGACGATCCGAGGTATGTGATGGGAGGAAGTTATTTAGGCACAATAGAGTTGTTGGACATGGAAACCAAAATGTCCAGCAAGGTTATGGCGGCCCCAATTCAATACTTGGGCAGGGATGCCCGCGACATGAAATACTTGTACAATTGGAATGCACCGATCATATGGTCTAAACACGAGCCGGGAACATTTTATCATGGAGCACAATTGGTACTGAGAACACGGGATAATGGAGTAACTTGGGAAGAAATTTCACCAGACCTTACCAGAGACCAAGATGCACTCCAAGGAAAAGGAGGAGGTCCATACACCAACGAAGCAGTAGGCGCTGAAAACTATGGAACCTTGGCCTATATTATTGAATCGCCACATGAAAAGGGCGTTTTAATTACAGGAAGTGATGACGGTTTGGTACATATTACCAAAAATGGCGGAGAGACTTGGCAAAATATAACCCCAAAGGGGTTAAAGGAATGTTTGGTCAACGCCATCGAAGTATCCCCACACAATCCTGGTACTATTTATATTGCCACGACCCGCTACAAGTTCAACGATTACACCCCCGCCCTGTACAAAAGCACCGATTACGGAAAAAACTGGACAAACATCAGCAATGGCATACCATATGGCGCATTTACCCGAGTGGTCCGTGAGGATTTGGAACAAAAAGGACTATTATATGCCGGCACCGAAAAAGGATTGTATGTTTCTTGGAACGATGGTAAAATGTGGGAGCCCTTGCAATTGAATCTACCCAAGACACCCATCACCGATTTAAAAGTGCACCGAGGGGACTTGATCGTGGCCACATCGGGCAGAAGCTTTTGGATCTTGGATAATATTACTACCCTGTCGCAATACAATGGTAGTCCACAAAGTCTGGGGCTTTACCAACCAGAAGAGGCCATTTTTGGCTCTTGGGGCAGTGCAATGAACAGTAATTCTAAAAGTTTGAGCGGTACCAACCCTTTTGAGGGGGTAAACCCAGCTAATGGAATGGTAATCTATTACCATCTCCCAAAACAAATGGATTCATCCGAAGTAACTATGGAAATTACGAACACACAAGGGAAAGTGGTACGGAGTTTTACATCAAAAAAAGACCCTGGTTATATTCCCCATAATGGTGGGGGTGCCCCGCCTGCTCCGGTTCTGGGGACCGATAAAGGCTTGAACCGTTTTGTGTGGGATTTAAAAACGCCAATAGTTCCGGGTGTTCCGGGCGTTTATATCGAAGCCAATTTTACCGGCCATAAAGTGCCTCCGGGGGAGTACACCATCAAACTTAAGGCAGGAGATGAAGTGGTTACCGTGCAAGGAACGGTAATCCCAACACCAGAAACAAACATAAGCAAGGAACGTTTTGCGGAATACGATGCGATCATGAACGATTTTGAGGCCAAGGTAACCGAGATGCACAATAGAGTGAACCAGCTAAAAAAAGTACAAGATCAATTGGGAGCACTGATCAAGGATATGGACAATGAAGGGTTAAAACAAGAAGGGCAAGACTTGTCGGATAAACTAAAATTTTGGGACCAGGATATGGTGCAACGTAAATCCCAAGCGTATGACGATGTGGAGAATTTTCCCAACAAGTTTACTGCGGAGTATCTTTTTGTGATGAACCAAAGCAACAGTGAACTGCCACAGATCAATCAACCATCAAAAGATAGAAAAGCAGAGTTGGATGCCCAATGGATCGGATTAAAACAACGGGCAGAAACTTTAATACAAACAGAAATCCCTAATTTTAACACCAAACTTTGGGAGAATGGCATTGGTGCCATTCAACTGTAA
- a CDS encoding CopD family protein, which translates to MLYPYIKSLHLIFVVTWFAGLFYIPRLFIYHIEAWQKPSPDKEILSEQLKLMTKRLWYIITWPSAIICTLTAIWLLILMPAWLQQPWMHVKLAFVALLFGYHFKCHQIFKQLQHDEVKYTSKFMRIWNEVATLILFAVVFLVVLKSAFNWIYGIVGMFLLMILLMLGIRWYKKVRERNPNA; encoded by the coding sequence TTGCTGTATCCTTATATAAAATCGTTGCACCTCATATTTGTGGTAACTTGGTTTGCCGGGCTTTTTTATATTCCAAGGCTTTTTATTTATCATATTGAGGCTTGGCAAAAACCGTCACCGGATAAAGAAATTTTATCCGAACAGTTAAAATTAATGACCAAAAGGTTGTGGTACATCATCACATGGCCCTCTGCAATTATTTGCACGCTTACGGCCATTTGGCTCTTAATTTTAATGCCGGCATGGCTACAACAACCTTGGATGCATGTAAAACTTGCCTTTGTGGCCTTGCTTTTTGGGTATCATTTTAAGTGTCATCAAATATTTAAACAGTTGCAACACGATGAAGTAAAGTACACCTCAAAGTTTATGCGAATCTGGAACGAAGTGGCGACCCTTATTCTTTTTGCGGTCGTTTTTTTGGTAGTCTTAAAAAGCGCCTTCAATTGGATTTACGGTATTGTGGGCATGTTTTTATTGATGATATTGTTGATGTTGGGAATACGATGGTACAAGAAAGTGCGGGAAAGAAACCCCAATGCCTAA
- a CDS encoding VPS10 domain-containing protein yields MKICFFKIGLLLLTVSLFVTPMHSQRRNKKQSAPEYPEELYSSLDYRLIGPFRGGRSATVTGVPGEPNLFYFGATGGGVWRTTDGGRSWENISDGYFGGSIGAVSVAQSDRNVIYVGGGEKTVRGNVSSGYGIWKTEDAGKTWKSLGLDKSRHVSRIRIHPTDHNIVYAAVMGNLYKPTTERGVYKSTDGGQSWKKVLYANDMAGAVDLIIDPNNPRILYASTWRVQRTPYSLSSGGEGSGLWKSTDSGETWTEISKNEGFPSDTLGIIGVTVSPKNSNRVWSIVENKDKGGLYRSEDGGKTWALVNSDRSLRQRAWYYTRVYADTNNEDVVYVLNVNYHKSTDGGKTFESSNAPHGDHHDLWIAPEDSNRMIIADDGGAQISYDGGETWSTYHNQPTAQFYRVTTDNAFPYRIYVAQQDNSTLRVNYRSDDGSIGEDDWESTAGGESAHIAVDPTNNDIVYGGSYGGFLTRVNHANKTARAVNVWPDNPMGYGAEGMKYRFQWNFPIMFSKHDPKKLYTFSNHVHMSTNEGQSWEVLSDDLTRNDPDKLVSSGGPITQDNTGVEYYCTIFAANESPLTEGLIWVGSDDGLIHVTKNGGQTWENVTPPNMPEWNMINSIEPSAFDEGTCYVAATRYKLGDFTPYLYKTTDYGKTWTKITNGIDDEHFTRVVREDPKRKGLLYAGTETGMYISFNDGQNWEKFQLNLPIVPVTDLTIKDDNLIVATQGRSVWVIDDLTVLHQLDNTKKSASSILYKPRDSYRTKGRKARRPSKTEGENLANGVITHFYLKDFSEKDSVSLTYTKMNGDTLATYSTFSKERGKKLEAKKGGNTFVWNTRGKGAERLKGMILWWANLSGPKAVPGTYKVSLNVNGNGQTEEFTILPDPRAEVSVADMQKQYDFITEVNQTVDRAHQSIKKIRAINEKLDEFIKKYKDDEATKALVEKAKKMKEEFGAIEKELYQTKNRSNQDPLNFPIKLTNKLAHLNSLVSIDDFPPTDQDIAVKNELSAQITKQLEAFDKLVDQEIGAFNNEFNQLKLDYLSIEE; encoded by the coding sequence ATGAAGATTTGCTTTTTCAAAATCGGTTTGCTTTTGCTTACCGTATCATTATTTGTTACACCAATGCATTCCCAGCGCAGAAATAAAAAACAAAGCGCACCGGAATACCCCGAAGAATTGTACTCAAGTTTAGATTACCGATTGATCGGCCCATTTAGAGGAGGTCGCTCCGCAACGGTAACCGGTGTACCCGGAGAGCCCAACCTATTTTATTTTGGCGCTACCGGAGGAGGTGTATGGAGAACTACGGATGGGGGTCGCTCATGGGAAAATATATCCGACGGGTATTTTGGCGGAAGTATCGGTGCCGTTTCCGTAGCACAAAGTGACCGAAACGTGATTTATGTTGGAGGTGGAGAAAAAACTGTACGGGGCAATGTTTCTTCAGGATACGGAATATGGAAAACCGAGGATGCAGGTAAAACATGGAAATCGTTGGGCTTGGATAAAAGTCGGCATGTTTCACGTATCAGGATTCACCCTACAGACCACAATATAGTTTACGCGGCCGTAATGGGCAATTTATACAAACCAACCACCGAAAGAGGTGTTTACAAAAGTACAGATGGTGGTCAATCTTGGAAAAAAGTGCTCTACGCGAACGATATGGCAGGAGCCGTAGATCTAATAATCGACCCAAACAATCCAAGAATACTTTATGCTTCTACTTGGCGGGTACAGCGTACCCCATATAGCTTGAGCAGCGGTGGAGAAGGGTCTGGTCTTTGGAAAAGTACCGATAGTGGAGAAACTTGGACCGAAATTTCCAAAAACGAAGGATTTCCATCAGATACTTTGGGTATTATTGGTGTTACGGTTTCCCCTAAGAACAGTAATAGGGTATGGTCCATTGTTGAGAATAAAGATAAAGGAGGATTGTACCGTTCCGAAGATGGCGGAAAAACATGGGCGTTGGTTAATAGCGATAGAAGTTTAAGACAACGGGCATGGTATTACACTAGGGTATATGCAGATACCAACAACGAGGATGTAGTGTATGTATTGAATGTAAATTATCATAAAAGTACCGATGGTGGTAAAACATTTGAATCTTCGAATGCACCCCACGGTGACCATCACGATCTTTGGATAGCCCCAGAGGATTCAAATAGAATGATTATTGCCGATGATGGTGGTGCCCAGATAAGTTATGATGGTGGTGAAACTTGGAGCACATACCACAACCAGCCAACAGCTCAATTTTATAGGGTTACCACAGATAACGCTTTCCCATACCGTATTTATGTAGCACAGCAAGATAATTCCACCTTGAGGGTAAATTATAGAAGTGACGATGGGTCCATCGGCGAAGACGATTGGGAATCTACCGCAGGTGGCGAATCCGCTCATATTGCAGTGGATCCAACCAATAATGATATTGTTTATGGAGGAAGTTACGGAGGTTTTTTAACCCGAGTGAACCACGCCAATAAAACAGCAAGGGCGGTAAATGTGTGGCCAGATAACCCTATGGGCTATGGAGCGGAAGGGATGAAATATCGCTTTCAGTGGAACTTTCCAATAATGTTCAGCAAGCATGATCCAAAAAAACTATACACTTTCTCCAACCATGTGCATATGAGCACCAACGAAGGTCAAAGTTGGGAAGTGTTGAGCGATGATCTTACCCGTAATGATCCCGATAAATTGGTTTCCAGTGGTGGCCCCATTACCCAGGACAATACAGGTGTGGAGTATTATTGTACAATTTTTGCTGCTAACGAAAGCCCATTGACCGAGGGATTGATTTGGGTAGGTAGTGATGATGGACTGATTCACGTTACCAAAAATGGAGGACAGACCTGGGAAAATGTGACACCGCCCAATATGCCGGAGTGGAACATGATCAATAGCATAGAACCTTCTGCTTTTGATGAAGGTACGTGTTACGTTGCTGCTACTCGATACAAACTGGGCGACTTTACCCCCTATCTGTACAAGACCACCGATTATGGAAAAACCTGGACCAAGATTACCAATGGAATAGATGATGAGCACTTTACCCGAGTGGTTAGGGAAGACCCGAAAAGAAAAGGGTTGTTGTATGCCGGAACCGAAACAGGGATGTATATTTCCTTTAACGATGGTCAAAACTGGGAAAAGTTCCAGTTGAACTTGCCCATTGTTCCCGTTACCGATTTAACCATTAAGGACGATAACTTAATCGTAGCCACCCAAGGTAGAAGTGTGTGGGTGATAGACGACCTTACCGTTTTGCATCAATTGGACAATACCAAGAAGTCTGCAAGCTCTATCTTGTACAAGCCAAGAGATAGTTATAGAACCAAGGGAAGAAAGGCCAGAAGACCATCAAAAACCGAAGGAGAAAACCTTGCCAATGGCGTAATTACCCATTTTTATCTGAAGGATTTCTCCGAAAAGGACAGCGTTTCGTTGACCTATACCAAAATGAACGGAGACACCTTGGCCACATACAGCACATTCTCCAAAGAAAGAGGTAAAAAACTAGAAGCAAAAAAAGGAGGGAATACCTTTGTGTGGAATACCCGGGGAAAAGGAGCCGAAAGATTAAAGGGCATGATTCTTTGGTGGGCCAACTTAAGCGGTCCCAAAGCTGTTCCCGGAACTTATAAGGTAAGTTTAAATGTGAACGGCAACGGGCAAACGGAGGAATTTACCATTCTTCCAGACCCTAGGGCAGAAGTTTCGGTGGCCGATATGCAAAAGCAGTACGATTTTATCACAGAAGTAAACCAAACTGTGGATAGAGCACATCAATCCATTAAAAAAATAAGGGCCATCAACGAAAAGTTGGACGAGTTCATCAAAAAATATAAGGATGATGAAGCTACCAAAGCATTGGTGGAAAAAGCCAAAAAGATGAAGGAGGAATTTGGTGCCATTGAAAAAGAACTGTATCAGACCAAAAACAGAAGTAATCAAGATCCATTGAACTTCCCGATAAAGCTTACCAACAAACTGGCACATTTGAACAGTTTGGTTTCAATCGACGATTTTCCTCCAACAGATCAGGATATCGCTGTAAAAAATGAACTGTCTGCACAAATTACAAAGCAGTTGGAGGCTTTTGATAAACTTGTGGACCAAGAAATTGGAGCATTCAATAATGAATTCAATCAACTCAAATTGGATTATTTGAGCATTGAGGAATAA
- a CDS encoding DNA helicase PriA translates to MEEPTIQKTELKKACVNCGAELKYKPGTTQISCEYCGHLETIALDENGFEELELYPFLEEMGAQKHSEEISMLHCKNCGADQHVEENYKSLHCVYCGQPLVIEDTYKEEWILPGAVLPFQIDKKKSFGIFKNWVKRLWFAPNNLKKAALDPQFTKGLYLPYWTFDAQLFATYTGQRGEYYYETKRVRNSKGKMVTQRVRKTRWYPASGQVSGFVDDTLIKASHQKTGRIPNKIASWDLKKLQPFDSGFLSGFVTEKYTIPLKDGHLRSKEIARDIADTWCRRDIGGDTQRVHSMNMSLSEETFKHILLPVYVSAYRFNGKEYNFFINGENGRISGSRPYSFWKIFFAVVAVLAFIGVIVLVSKK, encoded by the coding sequence ATGGAAGAACCAACGATCCAAAAGACCGAACTCAAAAAAGCCTGTGTCAATTGTGGCGCAGAGCTTAAATACAAGCCCGGTACTACCCAGATAAGCTGCGAATATTGCGGACATTTGGAGACCATTGCCCTGGATGAAAACGGGTTCGAGGAATTGGAGCTGTATCCTTTTCTTGAAGAAATGGGTGCACAAAAGCACAGTGAGGAAATTTCTATGCTCCATTGTAAAAACTGTGGCGCGGATCAGCACGTAGAGGAAAACTACAAATCCCTGCATTGTGTGTATTGCGGTCAACCCTTGGTTATTGAAGATACCTACAAAGAAGAATGGATTCTTCCTGGTGCCGTACTCCCGTTTCAAATAGATAAGAAAAAGTCTTTTGGGATATTCAAAAATTGGGTTAAGCGCTTATGGTTTGCCCCAAACAACTTAAAAAAAGCAGCGCTCGACCCCCAATTTACCAAAGGTCTGTACTTGCCCTACTGGACCTTTGATGCGCAACTGTTCGCCACCTACACCGGCCAACGAGGCGAATATTATTACGAGACCAAAAGAGTACGCAATTCCAAAGGAAAAATGGTGACCCAAAGGGTACGGAAAACTAGATGGTACCCTGCATCTGGACAAGTTTCAGGATTTGTGGACGATACCTTGATCAAGGCATCCCACCAAAAAACAGGCCGGATTCCAAACAAAATTGCATCTTGGGACTTAAAAAAACTACAACCTTTTGATAGTGGTTTCCTGTCTGGGTTCGTGACAGAAAAATACACGATTCCCCTTAAAGATGGGCACCTGCGTTCCAAAGAAATAGCCAGGGATATTGCGGATACTTGGTGCCGAAGGGATATTGGCGGGGATACCCAACGCGTACATTCCATGAACATGAGTTTGTCCGAAGAAACCTTTAAACATATTCTATTGCCTGTTTATGTCAGTGCTTACCGATTCAATGGAAAGGAATATAATTTCTTTATAAATGGGGAGAATGGGCGAATATCTGGATCAAGACCCTACAGTTTTTGGAAAATATTCTTTGCTGTTGTAGCTGTACTTGCCTTTATTGGTGTAATTGTACTTGTTTCAAAAAAATAA
- a CDS encoding SPFH domain-containing protein yields the protein MDIFGKIKEKLSNEFIDIVEWLDYTDDTIAYRFERYQNEIKNGAKLIVREGQTAVFINEGQLADVFEPGTYDLTTQNLPILATLKGWKYGFNSPFKAEVYFVNTHLFTDEKWGTKSPITLSDDRFGLVEIRAFGTYAFKISDAGKFIKDIVGTDSNFTNYEINEHLKSLIATGFTNTVGQANLPIELYAANTTELSDTCREVMSPEFESVGISLEKFYIENVSMPEDLKKEIFEYSRIDKLDLDKLTKFKTAKAIEAAAQNEGGTAGAGMGMGMGFVLAQQMGGMMGGNMQAAPQQAAQQTAGAVPPPMPTQTMYYYATNGVQHGPVTFEQMQSLFASRTINRDSLVWKQGMSAWASLKEVEELKSFLGGNTPPPLPTE from the coding sequence ATGGATATTTTTGGAAAGATCAAAGAAAAACTCAGCAATGAGTTTATTGATATTGTTGAATGGCTCGATTATACCGATGACACCATAGCATATCGATTTGAACGCTATCAAAACGAGATAAAGAATGGCGCAAAGCTTATTGTCCGGGAAGGACAAACGGCAGTTTTTATCAACGAGGGCCAACTGGCGGATGTTTTTGAACCGGGCACTTACGACCTTACAACTCAAAACCTACCTATTTTAGCTACCCTAAAAGGTTGGAAATATGGGTTCAACTCTCCATTTAAAGCAGAGGTTTACTTTGTAAACACCCACTTATTTACCGATGAAAAATGGGGTACAAAAAGCCCAATTACATTAAGTGATGATCGCTTTGGATTGGTGGAAATCCGTGCTTTTGGGACCTATGCCTTCAAAATTTCCGATGCAGGCAAATTTATCAAGGACATTGTAGGAACCGACAGTAATTTTACCAATTACGAAATCAACGAACACTTAAAAAGTCTGATTGCTACAGGGTTCACGAATACCGTTGGCCAAGCCAATTTGCCCATTGAACTATATGCTGCCAACACTACGGAACTTTCTGATACTTGCCGCGAGGTGATGTCTCCCGAGTTTGAGAGTGTGGGTATTTCCTTGGAGAAATTCTACATTGAAAACGTATCCATGCCCGAAGATCTTAAAAAGGAAATCTTCGAGTACAGCCGTATCGACAAACTTGACCTGGACAAATTGACCAAGTTCAAGACAGCCAAGGCTATCGAGGCCGCTGCCCAAAACGAGGGCGGAACCGCTGGAGCAGGAATGGGCATGGGCATGGGATTTGTTTTGGCCCAACAAATGGGCGGTATGATGGGCGGAAATATGCAAGCTGCCCCACAACAAGCTGCACAGCAAACTGCTGGAGCTGTTCCGCCTCCAATGCCAACGCAGACCATGTACTATTATGCCACCAACGGAGTACAACACGGACCGGTTACATTTGAACAGATGCAATCCCTTTTTGCCTCAAGAACCATTAACCGTGATAGTTTGGTTTGGAAACAAGGCATGTCGGCTTGGGCATCTCTTAAAGAAGTGGAAGAATTAAAATCGTTTTTGGGAGGAAATACCCCGCCGCCATTACCAACAGAGTAA
- a CDS encoding Gfo/Idh/MocA family protein, translating into MNKREFIKKSSVGALGIMLAPSFLEKGFAKEKLRTAHIGVGNMGMEDLKAISSHAAVEVVALCDVDAIYLSTAHKMHPEARVFFDYRVMLEEMGDEIDAVIVSTPDHTHAPASLLAMEMDKAVYCQKPLTHYVSESREMKKVAEEKGLITQMGIQVHSFYDYKLATLLIQSGIIGKVHTVHAWSPKNWGYDGPLPQGQDPIPDQLDWNLWLGTSTKRPYKKDLYHPGNWRKLMDYGCGTLGDMGVHIFDTPYNALQLDVPRTIKTECRPSNGFGFPENNTVTYEFPGTRYTGKSLKWIWYDGPGAPTMHEDLLLPGMEMKKNTASVTKSAKDNISLDAGVAGENELPEQGAMFVGEKGRLLLPHFMQLPKKIRKGKYVDISREITKVSKEHNLGEPIRNYNTEGPKHYHQFVDACLGKDNTTAPFDYAARLTETILLGTIAGRFPSETLHWNAETAQFQEEKANKYLSGDYRNF; encoded by the coding sequence ATGAACAAAAGAGAGTTTATTAAAAAGAGCAGTGTTGGGGCCTTGGGCATTATGCTGGCTCCTTCCTTTTTGGAAAAAGGGTTTGCCAAAGAAAAGCTAAGAACTGCACATATTGGTGTGGGTAATATGGGTATGGAAGACCTTAAAGCTATTTCTTCGCATGCCGCTGTAGAAGTAGTTGCCCTTTGCGATGTGGATGCCATTTATCTGTCCACTGCACATAAAATGCATCCGGAGGCCCGTGTTTTTTTTGATTATCGTGTGATGTTGGAAGAAATGGGGGATGAAATCGATGCGGTAATCGTATCGACCCCGGACCATACTCATGCACCGGCTTCGTTATTGGCCATGGAAATGGATAAGGCGGTATATTGCCAAAAACCATTGACCCACTACGTGTCCGAATCCAGGGAGATGAAAAAAGTAGCGGAAGAAAAAGGCTTGATCACGCAAATGGGCATTCAGGTGCATTCCTTTTACGATTACAAACTCGCCACACTTTTGATTCAGTCCGGTATTATTGGTAAAGTGCATACGGTACATGCATGGTCGCCAAAAAATTGGGGGTATGATGGACCATTGCCCCAAGGCCAAGACCCAATTCCGGATCAATTGGACTGGAATCTATGGTTGGGAACTTCCACCAAACGACCCTATAAAAAGGATCTGTACCACCCCGGCAATTGGAGAAAATTAATGGATTATGGTTGTGGAACCTTAGGAGATATGGGAGTACATATTTTTGATACGCCTTACAACGCGCTCCAATTGGATGTTCCCAGAACCATTAAAACGGAATGCCGTCCGAGCAATGGATTTGGGTTTCCAGAAAACAATACCGTTACCTATGAATTTCCCGGCACTAGATATACGGGTAAATCCCTAAAATGGATATGGTACGATGGTCCAGGTGCTCCCACAATGCACGAAGACCTTTTATTGCCCGGCATGGAAATGAAAAAGAATACCGCATCCGTTACTAAAAGCGCAAAAGATAATATTTCTTTGGATGCCGGAGTGGCGGGTGAAAATGAATTACCAGAACAAGGAGCCATGTTTGTAGGTGAAAAAGGACGGTTATTGCTGCCCCATTTTATGCAATTGCCCAAAAAAATCAGAAAAGGGAAATACGTGGATATTTCAAGGGAAATTACCAAAGTTTCGAAAGAACACAACTTAGGTGAGCCCATCCGAAATTATAATACTGAAGGCCCAAAGCATTATCATCAGTTTGTAGATGCTTGTTTGGGCAAAGACAATACAACCGCTCCTTTTGACTATGCTGCCCGATTGACCGAGACTATTCTCTTGGGAACCATTGCAGGCCGTTTCCCTAGCGAAACTTTGCATTGGAATGCCGAGACCGCCCAGTTTCAGGAAGAAAAAGCAAACAAATATCTGTCCGGGGATTACCGGAATTTTTAA
- a CDS encoding DinB family protein, which yields MSSSQEYWLSGPIENVPSLLQPAAHALLQSVRETKNYLLDFPEEKLWDTPFGRASVGFHLRHLTGVLDRLLTYAKQETLTDEQFQFLKNEGNGEKAPSSQQLITEFEQKVNEALDYFKTIPESTLTDERFVGRKKLPTTVIGLIFHSAEHSQRHVGQLLVTVSALKA from the coding sequence ATGTCATCCTCCCAGGAATATTGGCTCAGCGGCCCAATAGAAAATGTACCGTCACTTTTACAGCCCGCTGCCCACGCTTTGTTGCAATCAGTCAGGGAAACAAAGAACTATTTGTTGGATTTTCCAGAAGAAAAACTCTGGGACACACCGTTCGGCAGGGCTTCTGTAGGATTTCATCTCCGTCATCTTACCGGGGTATTGGACCGATTGCTCACGTATGCAAAACAGGAGACACTCACGGATGAGCAATTCCAATTTTTAAAAAACGAAGGTAATGGGGAAAAAGCACCTTCGTCGCAACAATTGATCACCGAATTTGAGCAAAAGGTCAACGAAGCTCTGGACTACTTTAAAACCATTCCCGAGTCTACACTAACAGATGAAAGGTTTGTGGGGCGAAAAAAATTGCCGACCACCGTTATCGGTTTAATCTTTCATTCGGCCGAGCACAGTCAAAGGCATGTGGGACAGTTATTGGTAACGGTTAGTGCGCTAAAAGCGTGA